The Phoenix dactylifera cultivar Barhee BC4 chromosome 9, palm_55x_up_171113_PBpolish2nd_filt_p, whole genome shotgun sequence genome window below encodes:
- the LOC103722372 gene encoding protein JASON encodes MKRSKFRVIKEVLGFLEAALMGCFFACFRIKEDEDWRKTCLSTNSIPFKNRDPLVSKNQLDVVSLCEEKDSPCMKVLHPSLQQDFDEDSICRDLEHEAKYLKSCGALLETPAEIRTASGKIIIQTPQEDDVHLDFHSWLPAASCKKLQWDEQVNPISDSPTHVDNSDYLEHISRGCNSDEHQILAKVVQCEEIKHVSAVESIVESAMLDISPSKADSKVAVLGSNDSPYPTPLNLTDEMQTPGTLHPTNQENIRTWKNGRIRTQYVYPVLRHVENLSHWKALREEPSLIQSADHSEQEKKFPSPDFTGRAQPISFTPAPTYSKLFESASFSCPNEKINQVQNRGSREEPVHDKSLSSPALLFKSADQLNSNVDTPELVISSLSQQLKPPFPEDEIGNSKNITKEKPHSEKSYDAGRPIIGIVASQWNADELSCISPKWWDGNGIPNTTTKYKEDKKVSWHATPFEDRLEKALSDEKLLSKRKLLNGRPTEFENDG; translated from the exons ATGAAGCGCTCCAAGTTCCGAGTGATCAAAGAGGTTTTAGGCTTCTTGGAGGCCGCGCTCATGGGTTGCTTCTTCGCGTGCTTTCGGATCAAAGAAGATGAAGATTGGAGGAAGACTTGTTTGTCAACCAATTCAATCCCTTTCAAGAACAGG GATCCTTTGGTTTCTAAGAATCAGCTTGATGTTGTCTCGCTCTGCGAAG AGAAAGATTCTCCATGTATGAAAGTTCTTCATCCAAGTTTACAACAAGATTTTGATGAGGACAGCATTTGCAGGGATCTTGAGCATGAG GCCAAATATCTGAAGTCTTGTGGTGCACTACTTGAAACTCCTGCTGAAATCCGGACAGCATCAGGAAAAATAATCATTCAAACTCCTCAAGAGGATGATGTACATTTGGATTTCCATTCCTGGCTTCCTGCAGCATCTTGTAAGAAACTTCAGTGGGATGAACAAGTGAATCCGATTTCTGATTCTCCAACACATGTGGATAATTCAGATTATCTGGAACACATATCTAGAGG CTGTAACTCTGATGAACATCAGATTTTGGCAAAGGTTGTGCAATGTGAGGAAATTAAGCATGTATCTGCAGTTGAGTCAATTGTTGAATCAGCAATGTTGGATATTTCTCCATCTAAAGCTGACAGCAAGGTTGCAGTACTTGGTTCTAATGATTCACCTTATCCAACACCATTGAATTTAACTGATGAAATGCAGACTCCTGGAACACTTCATCCAACCAACCAGGAGAATATCAGAACTTGGAAGAATGGTAGGATTCGAACACAGTATGTGTATCCTGTTTTAAGGCATGTGGAGAACTTATCCCACTGGAAGGCACTGAGAGAAGAGCCTTCTCTTATTCAATCAGCTGATCATTCTgagcaagaaaagaaatttCCCAGTCCAGATTTTACAGGGAGAGCACAGCCGATTTCATTCACTCCAGCGCCTacatattcaaaattgtttgaaTCTGCAAGCTTCTCTTGTCCAAATGAAAAGATAAACCAAGTCCAAAACAGAGGTTCTAGAGAGGAACCTGTCCATGATAAAAGTCTGAGTAGCCCGGCCCTACTTTTCAAAAGTGCTGATCAACTGAACTCCAATGTGGACACTCCAGAGCTTGTTATTTCAAGCTTATCTCAACAGCTGAAGCCTCCATTTCCAGAGGATGAAATAGGGAACAGCAAGAATATTACAAAGGAAAAACCCCATTCTGAAAAGAGTTATGATGCAGGCAGGCCTATTATTGGAATTGTTGCTTCACAATGGAATGCTGATGAGCTCTCCTGTATCTCACCCAAGTGGTGGGATGGAAATGGAATTCCAAATACAACAACAAAGTATAAGGAG GATAAAAAGGTTAGTTGGCATGCAACCCCATTTGAAGATAGACTAGAAAAGGCTTTATCAGATGAGAAACTTCTCTCCAAGAG GAAGCTTCTTAATGGGAGACCAACTGAATTTGAGAATGATggctag